ttttttaccttttttaccTTTAGATTCGCCTCGGCCTTCGGATTTCTTTCCAACTCCTGGTATATGAATTAACCTTTCTAGCATCTTGCTCTTAATAAAGTTTGGCATTTCCAACAGAGATAGGAAGGATGGCTGAGCTGCCGGAGCCGAGGCAGCTCCTTCCTTGCCAGGATGCCTACATCACACAAACAAGTGTGTTAGACATTAATTGAAAAGCAACTTCGTATCATATACTCTTATCTATTAAGGGCATGAATAACCAGTGGCGGACGCAAGTGACGAGGAATGGGGTCACGTGCCCCCAACTAGTTTTTATTTTCCTTCAGTAATTACTtttaatttaagaaattttttataatcctACAATGAAATGTAATGAAATAAAATGTTGTGCCCCCATCTAAATATGATTCTGCATCCGCCACTGTGAATAACCCCGGCCTCTTAGCcggggttcttaactcatgatttgatatttttttgtttttgtttttttttttacacttttcggctaagaaacggttattatatcttttatttaagagacggttcttagcttttttttgttaaaatgtaagaaaagttaagaaactgaATTTAATGATGGTCTAAGTTGACTATTTTTCAGAAAAACGGAAAAAGGTTGTGATGGGAAAGATACCTAATAATTAAGTTAAATTATCGTACAAAAGTAATACGGTGAGGTGTAATTAATTTGTGTAACTAATTAAGGACAAATGAGAAGGTAGCATGTAAATAACGTTAAGAAACAGGGGAATGAAAGAAATtgcttttaaaacaaaaaaacaaaaaggttagtatattatatatatgggaGATTTATGGGGATTTCGGAACAAGTAcgtatttaaataatatataagcatCAATCTCGAGTGCATAGAttcaaatataatttgtttaattttactTGATGAGCCGCATGAGGAGACCCATGCCCGTCACTCCGAGGGTGGTACCAGCGCCGAGCCCAGTTGCTAGGAGGGTCGTGGCTATAGTGGCGGGTACGAGAATCGGACTGAATATGATGAAAAGCGGCGTGGATACGGCTAATGCCACGGCTGAACAAGCGAGTGTTACACCGCCGAAGCCTAAAAAGACCACGGAGGCAACGGAAGCCATAACCACCTTGATAACCTCTATCACTgggaagagaaaagaaaacattCTTCCCTCTCTCTGTAACTGAGTCTGAGCTGTTTCGTTTTGAATTTCTTCCTTCATATTTTCTTATGGTTTGGTGATGGGAAGAGAGAAGGCTTTTATGGAGTTGTGTGGTTTACGACGTGCACGGTACACCTGCATGCCCCATGTAAAACGACTGGACTATATAACCTACGTTACGTCACATCACATAATGGCTTCTTCTACTTCTTTTTGTCATGTTTTTGGGaccttttctttcttgtaaaatcttaactgtttttttttgttccgcATATGTAATGCCAATGCGTGAAGAAAGATTTTTCTTATTAGCCATATGCAATTACTGAATTAAATGACTAAGTTGATTACTTTATAAACAGATTGTTGGTAGAGCCGATGAAATCATTCTATTTACCTTAGAATTACTGTGATTAGAGGTCGCTCACAATGGTAACTTGTTCGACGATGTAATAACATTTACTTCCTAATTTATGAACTTacaatttttaaagaaatttaatgGAAATATTATCTATATTGACCTTGTGTTtgacctaaaagcctagtgatattccgtgtttttaacggttttaaactcgttttggagcaattaaatggtcggttttaattaatgttttggtctatttgatgtgttttggtgttcttaagtgtaatatgcaggttactagatagcttgaaagaaaagaacgcattcgggatttattcagaagcaagatggaccgaacaatggaccgaatgaagtattgatcgcacagagcacgagatcgaccgatccgggatACCTGAATCGACCGATCCCAGGCTTTCATacacgagatcgaccgatccgagccatgtggatcgaccgatctcaggcgctacgggctccacacgcacaaacgagcttttcactcctttttacccactcccctcaataattcagACGAGAACTCGACCTTggagactcagaaaagaccaggggcgaccaaggaggagatttacaagttctagagagaagatttgagtgttttgtacttgttttggtgtgatttgtgaagatttgtaaaggagttcatctcaaaaccatttggagaagatcttctgaacctttactctgttttaatacaatcttatcatgttttcttcatcaaaatcgttttgttcttgcttagttatgtgtgagtagtcatctagttgggtttaggggttctcataggggatttcttgatgttttgatccataaaacgtgtgtagactaagggattacgttttggttcttcatctaatggatttcttactgcttgaactgaattgatcacttagttcatgatttagattgtttgatgcaccgaaagtgattgtttgaacttccgaaaatactttagatgagcaaagtgtccttaaccctcggaagttgatgttattgcgctttgtgaacatattgaacctgttcttaatgcttgtttagaaattgaaactcagcggaagttagtgtggagatttctataacatagagaattagcgctacggaagtaggttaattctaatatcgtgtttgagttctagacggttcttaatatatccctgtgtcttccattaattgtatcttgattaaaaagaaatccctgagaattcccaatgcccaacgtttgttttaaaatagttttcaaatcgtttaaatcatctttttacatgcttgtttatgctttgtgacactagagaaaattaaataaaaaccatcaaaaatatattttgattcgctgtagctattaacttgtctgcaactctacgtgtgatcatcggtccctgtggattcgatcccgtattactactgcgtactttactgtgcacttgcagttagataatcgggttaaaactcgagacatcaagtttttggcgccgttgccggggaccatttggtcaccctagagttaatgatcagtttaagactatagcattttctttattttgtctaatgtttctgtctttctctttctgtttgtgttttcaggtgaatgagcggatttcatactagaagcaaaggatcatcgaatttaatacctttggagttagagctcggccgcctagagagacaagtgaaaaagaaaagacttgagtccgctgaagaggttgaaatggctgaacaccaagaagaccaatttcaggacaacccgcaaaatccaattcctgtagatgaacgagaaggcaacaatgctggtgataatcagcaggctggtgtagctgcaagacaacaggctggagactatggcatgcctaggatgacgcttgcacattatgatacaccagatgcattctatgccgatcgttctgggattcgcccacctcccattgagagaagagactttgagatcaagactggtctcattaatttggtggagaaaaatccgtttcatggaaacccgtctgaggacccgatgtatcacttggagcattttgagcgagtctgtgacaccagcagacataatggagttcctcaaggcgctttgaaatgcaggttgttcccgttttccttagctgataaagctatcagatggttaaagtccatccctccaggatctcttactacatgggaagagacaagagctgcttttctacagcatttcttcaccaagtcaaggtccacatatctgagaagcagaattggaagctttcagcaacttgattcagaaagctttcatgaggcttgggagcgtttcaaggagtacacacaggactgccctcaccatggctacactgatgtgagtttgctgaacattttctataatggagttcatgaagagagtcaagatgccatggacacagcaagtaatggtgatttcatgaccaagactgttgaagaagcttacaccttgttgaacaacctgtcatccagcaaagcaaaccgcaagtcaaggtttgataccagccagaagggtgttggttatgaatccaagaagatagatgagttgaatgccaagattgagatgcttctcaagagagatcagaaatctgtgaaatttgtggaggagcaaggcTATCGTTCCTCACAAGAAGCTGTTGGTGATGATTCAAGTGATATGCAggctgatgtgaactacattggtggtcaaggaaactacaacagaggctacaatcagaaccttgggtggaatcaaaatcagcaaaataatctgtcttaccggagcaacaatgtggagaatccacaacatcagtcctaccctcaggcaggaaacaggcagaaccagaatcagaaccagagtgtgttcaaccaaggatttcagaacagaaatcaatatcaggggaacaactcgggcaactcaggatttcagcaaaggcagcagtacaacaactatcagaatcaaggaaatgcctcttcgtcacagccttctcaggataacgaaattaagaagatgctgcaaatggtgctagaaggtcagaagaatagcactgcagagataaacaccaaggtggataacatgtatggagagcttaatgggaagttcgaagctttgaacacccatttgaaagttttggaaaagcaagttgctcaaaccgcctccagcagcagaacagcacctggatttctaccagggaagtcagagacgaatcccaaggagtttgtgaatgctataacacttaggagtggaaaaacgattgaggaatcgaaagagaaagagatcgaccgatctcaagaacagatcgaccgatccaaggggaaggagatcgaccgatccggtccatctggatcgaccgatcccgtgtcgacaaagccaaattcctctgaacctgaagaggtgtatgtggcgcctcctgcttatgttcctaaggctccatacccatccagaccaaggcagaagatcaaagaacgtgagtacgagaagctaaagaaccttgttggggagttacatgtgagattgccatttgttgaagcggtgaagatggtaccttctcttaaaaggtacatgaaggagattcttaccgataagatgagcctagagcggggtgtgttgatgctcaatgaggagtgtagcgcagttctacaaaatgtcatgcctaaaaagcgtgaagatcccggagcatttgttctaccatgccgcattggatcacttacttttgagaagagtctctgcgatctgggttcaggagtgagcctaatgcctttctctgtctctgagaggctaggcatgacgaactacaaacctacaaggatctccttggtccttgctgaccgatcagtgcgaagaccagtcggtgtactagaaaacatccctgttggtgttggaaagggatatgtgcttaccgattttgtagttctggagctggaagaggaacctaaagatcctctcattttgggcagaccgtttttagctactgctggagccatgattgatgtacagaatgggcatatagacttacgtctaggagacatggcgatgagatacaatgtggagaaggtgctgaaaaatccgactattgatggacagactttctgggttgatacattgactgaactggtggaggaaatggatgaagagttgcacactgatgatcctctacaagtcgcattgacccaaaaggagagtgagttcgggttcatgaaccaagaagtggttggattttctgagattttggattcagcctcaccgattgagaagcatgtcgcctatgtcagccttgaagactcaggcaccgataaaaccgtcaaaccgtcatcctcccaaccagattggagtgaggagaatgctccaaaggtggaacttaaagccctcccagctgggctgaggtatgcattcttgggaccgaattccacatatcctgttattatttgtgctaacctgaataatgtggagaccgctttgcttctttcaaaattgcgaaagtatagaaaagcattggggtactctttggatgacattacaggtatttctccagatctttgcatgcacaagattcacttggaggatgagtcaaagacgtccatagagcaccagcgaagactgaatcccaaactgatggaagttgtgaaaaaggagattctaaagctgttgagtgcaggggtgatctacccaatttcagacagcacttgggtgagcccggttcatgtggttcctaagaagggtggcatcactgtcatcacaaatgagaaagatgagctgattcctaccagaacagtcacagggcataggatgtgcattgactacaggaagctaaactcaaccacaaggaaggaccacttcccacttcctttcattgaccagatgctggaaagactagccaaccacccctactactgttttctcgatggctactccgggttctttcagatacccattcatccagacgaccaagagaagacaacattcacctgcccatacggtac
The window above is part of the Brassica napus cultivar Da-Ae chromosome C3, Da-Ae, whole genome shotgun sequence genome. Proteins encoded here:
- the LOC106404259 gene encoding oleosin-B6 encodes the protein MKEEIQNETAQTQLQREGRMFSFLFPVIEVIKVVMASVASVVFLGFGGVTLACSAVALAVSTPLFIIFSPILVPATIATTLLATGLGAGTTLGVTGMGLLMRLIKHPGKEGAASAPAAQPSFLSLLEMPNFIKSKMLERLIHIPGVGKKSEGRGESKGKKGKKGKSEHGRGKHEGEGKSKGRKGKSRGKDKDKKKGKGSRKGSSDDESS